The genomic segment ggtggTAACTGTGTTCTGTTGCCCATCTTAAATACAACAACCAAGATTTTGGCACCAACATAAACTTCTTATACAGATGCCTTCGCGCATTACTGCATATCTCCATTTGCATCTCAGCTAGCTTGGAAAATGGtttctatttatttagaaaattttatgttgcctctccagaaacctgcccaagatggcttaaaaaaataataaaaaacaaaacattaaaatatattgtcgaaggctttcaaggtcagagttcattggttcttgcgggttatccgggctgtgtaaccgtggtcttggtattttctttcctgacgtttcgccagcagctgtggcaggcatcttcagaggagtaacactgaaggacagtgtctctcagtgtcaagtgtgtaggaagagtaatatatagtcagaaaggggttgggataTAAAATATATCAATTAAAACCTAGCATTAAAAACCCAGGCCCCGCATAAAAATGTagaagccccatggtgcagagtggtaagctctgctcataacctgagttcgatcccgacggaagtcggtttcaggaagccggctcaaggttgactcagccttccatccttccgaggtcggtaaaacgagtacccagcttgcttggggtaaagtgtagatgactggggaaggcaatggcaaaccaccctgtaaacaaagtctgcctagtcaacgtcaggatgtgacgtcaccccatgggtaagtactgacccggagcttgcacaagggactacctttaccttttacattatAAAAATATAGACCATACAAACAGGCcactgacagcttaaaataaTGGTTTCTGGACTAAGAGAGTCCTAAAAggtcaaccccttaattaaaagcctaggtgacagaaacattttggcctggtgctTAAAAGAGATCAATGCAGATGCCAGAGGAGCCTCAAgtggaagggcattccataagtgaagtgccactactgaaaaagccctgtaacatgcctcacctctgaaggtggggaacAGCGATCAGGATTTGTGAGGTAGATTTTAACTGGCCAGCTGGACGATGTGGGAGGAGCCAGCTCTTCAAGTGCCCTGGACCCCCAAGCCCTTTAAGGACCTTTAAAGTAAGagctgtgcctggaaacaaacacCCAGCCAGGGCAGAGACTTCAGCCATTAATCCGATACAACCCCTGTATCCCACCCCTGACAACAGCTTGGGTGCACaagctgaagtttctggaccattttcaaaggcagccccacataaagcgAATTACAGCCATTTAACCAGGAGATAATCAGAGTATGGATTGAGGTGGGCAGATCGCACTTTCTGAGGAACAGCTGTAGCTGGCGTATCAGCCAAAGTTGATAAAAGGCCCTCCATGCCGCggagatctggggaggggctgtggctcagtggtagagcatctgcttggcatgcagaaggtctcaggttcaatccctggtatctccagtaaaagggactaggcaagtcaggggaggcgaaagacccctgcctgagactctggagagccgctgccggtctgagtagacgatactgactctgatggaccaagggtctgattcagtataaggcagcttcatgtgttcatgtgttccaactACAGGCCAGGATCCAGAAGTACCTCCAAGCCTGTTCCTTCAGGGAGAGCGCAAGCCCCTGAAGGACAGGCTGACTATGCACTCCTCAAGCAGCTCTCCTGTGGATCacagtcttgtctggactgagcttcggttttattggccctcatccggcccattaccttctccaggcacctgtttAGGACTTCCACCCGACCCACCCAACTCAGCTGTCAAGGAGAAATAGAGctgtgtgtcatctgcatattggtagcGCCTTACTCCAAATCCCCTGCATGTACACACAAGCATTTTTACATTCGGCCATTATAAACTGTTTCTGATCTGTCCCCAATACCTGCACATTTCTCTACAGCCCTTCCCAGAGCAGAACTCTTCTGCGAGCAAGTTGTAAGTCTCCGTTCCAACCAGGAAAAAAGGCCCCCAGCATGCTCCACTTGTTCTTTCTTATACCTAGAAGGGAAGATGGGTGTGACAAAGAAATATCGCCTCCACTGTAAGCACGTGATCTGAAAAACGGCAGACTGAACTCCACTGACAGCCGTACCCACTGCTCATgagtaagggggttaccgcactttgtattcccagcgatgtattaagagtttgaaaatgttgtaaaaaacatcgctttaaaagggtttttggataccacggcttataaatggttggaagacgtcttcacagctaaaggggccaaacaaagtgcaaacagtattttttataacgttttcaaactcttaatacatcagtgggaatacatagaaagtgcaaacagtactttttataacattttcaaactcttaatacatcgctgggaatacaagtgcggtaaccccctaagttcCTCTGCCTGCTCTATATATGGCTGCTACTgaaggactggggcagggaaactgcagggaaacctgccacaGGGAAGCCCCGCTGTTGCTGGGCTGTACTGGCAGCTGCAGACACaaggggaaaccacacaagcctgccCCTGTGCGGAAACCACTGGAGTCTATATTACTTCTCTTAAATGGGCTGCAGCAGCAATTAGTGAGCGAAAGTGCTTTAGTAATGAACTGGGCCCTGGGAGAATTGGGTCAGAGCCAAAGGTAGCCATAAAATTCTGTATCACTCAAAGTACTGTTATGATggtaaattgggggagggggggggtaaaTGGAAAACCACATATTCAATTGTATTGTGTGTTTTTCTGTtcagccattaaaaaacaacacaaaaaataattttctagtaCTAGTTTGCCGGAAGGAAACTGCTTCTGAAGTTTCGATGTGTCTAAAACATTTTGGAATGTTATTTTGCCAAAATATGTTATTTTCCCCCTACAAAGGCATCCACAGTTGATAAAACAGAAGGAGGAGACAGAGACAGCCTCATACCTATTCAAGGTACACTGGAGGTCCTataagaaaaacagaaagaaaagggtCTCAGCTACATACACTGGacatttttgttattgttatagTGTACTTTGCCCTTCCATGTCTGTGAAAACCAAATGTAATTCCCAGGATTGTGGCTTCTTAATTGCAAGCTGGTTTTGCGTTACAGACTGGATTGCTGACTCCGTGCTGTCTGCCCTGGTTGGTTACTATGCCCGATCTGTCCTAATATTGATGTGAAACAGACATAAAATAAAGAACAATCGAGGAGTCCTAACGCATCATTTCCATGTCAGAAAAAAATAGCAGGTAATTCACATAAAATACAGGGAGAAATTTGGATAAGGAGAATTTCAGAAACCTCCTCTCACCTGCAGGAATTCATTTGATGGCTGTTGGCACTTCCCCTCCATTTCTGTGATCAAGCGACTGAGATGGGAAATCTCCTCAGACAGTCGCCTGacattttcttccttcctctccttcatCTCTTTCTCCATCTCTTCCAGCTGGGACAGCCAGGCTTGCTCTTTTTCCTCAAGAATCTTACGCATCTTTCCAATGGCTGACCTGACCTTCTGCTTCTCTTCTTCCAACTGAATTTTGGGggaaacacacatgcacagagaaaCTAGGGAAAGGGGCAGAGGCAGTAGTTACTCATCCCCAACATGTGATTCCAAATAATGACCTACCATACATTCCTGACTTCTCGACTCTTGAGTCTCTTTCCAATCCATAAAccgttctctctttttttccagaGACTTCAGCTGGATTTTGATTTTTTcctgcaaaaccaaaacaaaacagttcTAGAAGGAGATGAGCTTGTTGGATTACTAGTCAGCAATGAACTATgagcctgtggcgcagagtggtaaggtgcagtgctgcagtccaagctctactgacgacttgagtttgatcccgacggaagttgggttcaggtagccggctcaaggttgactcagccttccatacttccgagatcggtaaaatgagtacctggtttgctgggggtaaaaggaagatgactggggaaggcactggcaaaccaccccgtaaaaacaaagtctgcctagtaaacgtcggaatgtgacgtcaccccatgggtcaggaatgacccggtgcttgcacaggggacctttaccttttttcatgAACTATGACTGCTGGGAAAACCTGGTACATTTCCTGCGGTTTTACTCATTCACCACTTTTATGTTTTTCCTGAGCAGGACTCAGATTGGGaaagggcaaaataaaaaaatcacatGAATGAATGATGTACACAAATGTTCAGGCTTGTAATTACAACCTGAATACTTGGTGGTCGTACTTAATTGGGAATGGAGCCCTGAAAAGAATTCAGAATGCAATGGTATTAAAAGTAGAGAAACTGGGGTGACTGATCAGCTGTTTCATGTGATGTTTGTTTGTCTGTGTGAGTCAACACTGTGCTTTCCTAAGGACACAATCACATGGGTTGCTGAAGCCTGTGGGATGGCCGCGGGCAGTGAGAGCAAACTGGCACCAAGCAAAACAGAATCTAAGCAATGCAATTGACCTCAacgtcatgaaaagcttcaactgcccctTCCCACATATTAAGACTCTCGTAAAGGGGCTGCCTCCTGacttggataggccaggctaacccgatcttgtcatatcttggaagcaaagcagggttggccctggctggtatttggatgggagacctccaaggaataccagggtagtgacgcggaggcaggccatggcaaaccacctctgaactgtgacttgacagcactttccaccaccaaaggggcaggacatttcccCCTGGTGTGAATATATGAACGTGAACAAACTTGTCCATACTAGAGATTGTACTCCAGTACTAgaaggggtagagttgccaattctgagttgggaaattcctggagacttgagtgtggagcctggggaaggcaggggttTGAGGAAAGACATCACTTCAGTGGGgtgaaatgccatagagtccaccctccaaagcagccattttctccagggggctgatctctgtagtctaaagaTCCATTctgattctgggaaatctccaggcctcacctggaggttggcaactctaaaaggGACAGTTTGCAGGAAGTCTCATGTTAATGTGGGtgggggcagccatgaaggagctagaaaagattttgaagggtaaggatgtgtcaatggccaccaaaactagattaattcatgccatcgtattccctattaccgtgttggcgaacctatggcacgcgtgccacaagcggcacgccgagccctttctatgggcacgcgtggagccgccgggcccccccgcccgtcccccgccccctccttgcggcctcgactccatctgcctccgttgccccgctccgccttagcagcagcagcagcgccgccgccccacccaggcgtcGCTCCAGatccgccgccgcccgctcatgctcggccccgagggctgccctgccggccccaCCGCAacgcccaccgagtcgcccccgccacCTCCTCTGTTCCCTTGGCTGcctgtccccctcctccgcccctcctggcggcctcggcgcacgtttccgccacgccgcagccaactttgtcgaggggcggggcgACTCAGCGGGCGGagcggggcggccggcagggcagcgcTCGGGGCCGAGCAGGAGCGGCCGGTGGtggcggcgggtccagagcggtgcctgggcggggcggcggcgctgctgctgaggcggagcggggcggcgggaggcttgcgggaggcaggcggcgggcggctctttcaCTTGGAcgtgccactgagatgcacatttaccccatccagatcctcaaaactgcatggggggggggttgtctatttgtgaaagagaggttctgccttggacttgccactgagatgcacatttaccccatccagagtctcaaaactgcatggggggttgttgtccatttgtgaaagagaggttctgccttggacttgccactgagatgcacatttaccccatccagagtctcaaaactgcatggggggggtgtctatttgtgaaagagaggttttgccttggacttgccactgagatgcacatttaccccatccagattctcaaaactgcatggggggggttgtctatttgtgaaagagaggttctgccttggacttgccactgagatgcacatttaccccatccagagtctcaaaactgcattggggggttgttgtccatttgtgaaagagaggttctgccttggacttgccactgagatgcacatttaccccatccagagtctcaaaactgcatggggggggttgtctatttgtgaaagagaggttctgccttggacttgccactgagatgcacatttaccccatccagagtctcaaaactgcatgggggggtgtctatttgtgaaagagaggttttgccttggacttgccactgagatgcacatttaccccatccagattctcaaaactgcatggggggggggttgtctatttgtgaaagagaggttctgccttggacttgccactgagatgcacatttaccccatccagagtctcaaaactgcatgggggggtgtctatttgtgaaagagaggttttgccttggacttgccactgagatgcacatttaccccatccagattctcaaaactgcatgggggggggggttgtctatttgtgaaagagaggttctgccttggacttgccactgagatgcacatttaccccatccagagtctcaaaactgcatgggggggttgttgtccatttgtgaaagagaggttctgccttggacttgccactgagatgcacatttaccccatccagagtctcaaaactgcatgggggggggggttgtctatttgtgaaagagaggttctgccttggacttgccactgagatgcacatttaccccatccagagtctcaaaactgcatgggggggttgttgtccatttgtgaaagagaggttctgccttggacttgccactgagatgcacatttaccccatccagagtctcaaaactgcatggggggtgtctatttgtgaaagagaggttttgccttggacttgccactgagatgcacatttaccccatccagattctcaaaactgcatgggggggggggttgtctatttgtgaaagagaggttctgccttggacttgccactgagatgcacatttaccccatccagagtctcaaaactgcattggggggttgttgtccatttgtgaaagagaggttctgccttggacttgccactgagatgcacatttaccccatccagagtctcaaaactgcatggggggggttgtctatttgtgaaagagaggttctgccttggacttgccactgagatgcacatttaccccatccagagtctcaaaactgcatggggggtgtctatttgtgaaagagaggttttgccttggacttgccactgagatgcacatttaccccatccagattctcaaaactgcatgggggggggggttgtctatttgtgaaagagaggttctgccttggacttgccactgagatgcacatttaccccatccagagtctcaaaactgcatgggggggtgtctatttgtgaaagagaggttttgccttggacttgccactgagatgcacatttaccccatccagattctcaaaactgcatgggggggggttgtctatttgtgaaagagaggttctgccttggacttgccactgagatgcacatttaccccatccagagtctcaaaactgcatgggggggttgttgtccatttgtgaaagagaggttctgccttggacttgccactgagatgcacatttaccccatccagagtctcaaaactgcatgggggggggggttgtctatttgtgaaagagaggttctgccttggacttgccactgagatgcacatttaccccatccagagtctcaaaactgcatgggggggttgttgtccatttgtgaaagagaggttctgccttggacttgccactgagatgcacatttaccccatccagagtctcaaaactgcatggggggtgtctatttgtgaaagagaggttttgccttggacttgccactgagatgcacatttaccccatccagattctcaaaactgcatgggggggggttgtctatttgtgaaagagaggttctgccttggacttgccactgagatgcacatttaccccatccagagtctcaaaactgcatgggggggttgttgtccatttgtgaaagagaggttctgccttggacttgccactgagatgcacatttaccccatccagagtctcaaaactgcatgggggggggttgtctatttgtgaaagagaggttctgccttggacttgccactgagatgcacatttaccccatccagagtctcaaaactgcatgggggggttgttgtccatttgtgaaagagaggttttgccttggacttgccactgagatgcacatttaccccatccagattctcaaaactgcatgggggggggggttgtctatttgtgaaagagaggttctgccttggacttgccactgagatgcacatttaccccatccagagtctcaaaactgcatgggggggttgttgtccatttgtgaatgggaggttttgccttggacttgccactcagatgcacaactcaacaataagccccactgcagagttttgagaatgcagatggggaaaatggtgtttgtcagtcattgccatgatttaattttatggatgacaaaggatagtacagttagttctgaaaatgaaatccttaaagtgtggaattctctgccaaataattttaaatcaatgaaagcacttgggattgctttccttactttgtttggatcattttatgcttgtgagcataagatgttaatgtatgaattgttttttctaaactaaaacctcagtattcagattaaattgccgtgctggcactttacgatgaataagtgggttttgggttgcagtttgggcactcggtctctaaaaggttcgccatcactgccctattactatgcatgggtgtgaaagatggacagtgaagaaagctgataggaagaaaatagattcctttgaaatgcggtgttgggaggagagtgttacggatgccgtggacggccaaaaaaaacaaatccgtgggttctagatcaaatcaagcctgaactgaccctagaaggtaaaatgactaaacggaggctgtcgtattttggccacgtcatgagaagacaagagtcactggaaaagacaagagtccagtagcaccttaaagactaacaaaaatattttctggtagggtatgagcttttgtgagcctttttgactactgcaaacagactaacacggctacccacggtgaattatcttcatggaaaagacagtcatgctaggaaaagtggagggcagcaggaaaagaggcagacccaacaagagatggacggactcaataaaggaagccacagccctcagtttgcaagatctgagcaaggctgtccaagacaggacattctggaggactttcattcatagggtccccatgacgTCACAGGACTCCGATTGGGAaagggcaaaataaaataaaaaatcacaTGAATGAATGATGTACACAAACGTTCAGGCTTGTAATTACAACCTGAATACTTGGTGGCCGTACTTAATCGGGAGTGGAGCCCTGAAAAGAATGCAGAAGGCAACgcaagtcggaagcgacttgacggcacttaacacacccatttattcatggaaggttttgcattggatttgccactctttagatgcactttcccccccgttcctattcccaaaactcaacaagaagttgccatgcagagtttggagaattcagatgggggaaaacgtgcatctatagagaggcaaatccaatgcaaaaccttccatgaataaatggccacacacacacacacacacacaaaaccacttCCCTTCTATCGTTGTGAACCCCTACCTTATATTCCCGGGCAGCTTCTTCGGCAGGAACCACCCGATGCGCCTGGTGCGCTTCGGATCGGTCGCACACCACGCAGATGGGGGCTTGGTCGTGGTGGCAGAAGAGCTTGAGGGGCTCCCGGTGCTCCTGGCACGCTCCCCACCGCCCCGCCGCCCCTGGACCCCCCTCCTGGAGCTTCTGGGCGATGCCCACCACGTTGGCCAGCTGCCGGTTCGGCCTGAAGCCCCTTGGCTGGCACGCTTCTCGGCACTGGGGGCAAAAGGCGCCCGGGCGGGGCTCCCCCCAGCACCGGGCCAGGCAGGCGCGGCAGAAATTGTGCCCGCAGTCGAGCATCACCGGCTCCTGGAAATAGTCCAGGCAGATGGGGCAAGTCATTTCGTGGCAGAGGTCCGCCAGGGACGACCCCTCCGCTGCCATGGCTCGGCCTCTGCCCGGAGCAGCCAGCCAGCCTTGGTTTCGTTTCTGGCTTCAGGGCGTCTCTGCTTCCCTTTCCTGGGAGAGCTTCCAGACTAGGGCGGATCCGAAGCCagcagagaccctgtccttcagtgtgactccttctgaagatgccggccacagctgctggcgaaacgtcaggaaagaaaatgccaagaccacttggtcacacagcccggatcacctGCAAGAACCAACTAAGCGAGCAGGCTTGCAAAACACGCTTTAGCCTCTGGGCTGGGTTAGTTTAGCGAGGGCTTGGTGTCGTTCCCCTCCTTTCTGATTGATcgccaacccccccccttcttctccacTCGGATTCTTTTTGGATTTAACTGTGCCCCTTTTAACCAGACGCTTGCTGAAAAGCTGTGTCGGAGTGAAGCCGCCTGTCGTTTTGTTAACTTTGTACATCTGGAAAGTggaaaatccagggcaaaacctcccatgcatatttataaatatttataaatattataaatatgcatgcatatttatgcatgggaggttgtgccttgcattggccgctctttagatgcactttccccccgcccatccatattctcaaaactcaacaataagcccccatgcagagttttgagaattcggatgggggaaatgtgcatctagagagaggcaaatccaaggcaaaacctcccatgcataaataggccATAAATAGGCATGCCCTGGATTttccactttctagatgcacattttccccatccaaattctagagagtggcaagtccaaggcaaaacctcttacGAATAAATGGCCTAGAGATAAACTCAATGCGGGGTAGCGTAAAACCTGGAATGGAACAGAATTGTCCGGAAGgacattatgtgtgtgtatgtgtgtgtatgtgtaaacaCACACTTGCGCCCCCTGCTGGTCAAGCTCGTGGCTCTTTGCCTTCGACAGGTctaacggtagggttgccaacttccaggtagtagctgatctcctgctattacaactgatctccagccgatagagatcagttcacctggagaaaatggccgctttgacaattggactctatggtattgaagtccctcccctccccaaaccccaccctcctcaggctctgccccaaaaaacctcccgccggtagcaaagagggacctggcaaccctatctaacggCCGTGGAACACTGGAGGAGCCGTTACATCTTCTGGCCGAAATGTTCTGATTCCCTTTATGTTGGGGGTTGCAGGACCCACAACCCTCCTGAAACGAGCGCCAATTCTGCAACGCCTAGCCTTATTTTCTAATGAGTTAAGCCTTTCACAAAGGGgtggagagccagcagggtgtagtggtttggagcggtggactctaatctggagaacccggttggtttccccactccgcatgcagccagctgaacacatgaacacatgaagctaccttctactgaatcagacccttggtccatcagtcagtattgtctactcagaccggcagcagctctccagggtctcaggcagaggtctttcacatcacctacttgcctggtccctttaactggagatgctgggggtttaacctgggaccttcggcatgccaagcagatgctctacaaactgagcatctcaaccccacctacctcacagggtgtctgttgtggggagaggagggggattgtaagctggttggattcttacttaagtggtagagaaagctggcacataaaaaccaactcttcttctgtatgaTCTTCCATCCATCATTTCATGTGTcatgctttgcttcaattctgcTTTGAGGCTGGTTCTACAAACTGAATCCTAGTTCACTGTTTATGGAATGTCCCGTCCTGATGGTTGTATTGAGTTGCTCTGTGCAACCTTTCAGTCCCAGCGAGAAAGGCGAACTATAAATAACATGTATAAATAACTTAACGTGCAAATTTGGAAGGGGCCACTAacgaatacgaaagcctttattggcatgaaaAGGGAAAACGTACCAAAGGGGCCACTTATAACGTGGGCCAGGATGCTCAGATTCCCTTCCTTTTTGGGACTGCAACTGCCCTGATTTTGTCTGAATTGGTGCCCGCTTTTATATAAGTTACGCCTGCCACAAACAGGGAAGGTTTCTGGCGGGATGGGGGCCTGGGAGCAAGGATGAGCCAATACTAGCTGGGAATGGTGGCTTCCTGCCTGCCTGACTCAGCAGGTCTTTGCCCAACTGACCTCTTTCAGTGATTGCTCTTTACCAGTAGCCCTGGCTGTGGGCGATCCTCAATGGAGCAGGTAGGAAAAGGCTGAGCCAAGGGAGGCAGGCAGCAATAGTGCCTGTCTGGCTTTGTTGTGGTGCTGGCCAATGCTGCCCACGAGTTCTttcccatcagtagggttgccaacctctaggtgactcctggagatctcccgctattagagttgatctccagacaaccaagatcacctggagcaaattaagaacataagaaaggccctgctggatcagaccaaggcccatcaagtccagcagtctgttcacagtggccaaccaggtgcctctaggaagcctccaaacaagacgactgcagcagcagcatcctgcctgtgttccaccgcacccaaaataataggcatgctcctctgatactagagtaaattactgctttggagagtggactctttggcattataccctgctgagttccctcccctccccaaacctccccctccccaggctccaccccctccccaaatctccaggtatttcccaaccctacccaTCAGCCTCAACTGGTGGCCCACCATCAGTTGAGTGGGTGGGCCCAGTAGAGGGGAGCGGTCGAGGTGCTGTTTTGGCTGCCATTCTGAGCTTTAAAGGTCCAGTTAAATGTACCCCGTGGAAACCAATGCAACAGGAATCAGGTGGGAAACATGGCTGGAGAAGAGGCATCCTATGGCATACACAAAGAGAGACAGATGGTGTTGGCAGTGGAATTTTCAGGGACAGGTACCATATTGCTTCATGAAGGATGCTTGTTAAACTAGTGAGTTCAGTGGCAGACGTATGAGGGGGCGCTTCAGTGATGTATTAGGAGTCATTTGCATtcttgaagggggtggggggtagaaatGGCCTTGAAGG from the Euleptes europaea isolate rEulEur1 chromosome 1, rEulEur1.hap1, whole genome shotgun sequence genome contains:
- the LOC130473486 gene encoding zinc finger protein RFP-like, producing the protein MAAEGSSLADLCHEMTCPICLDYFQEPVMLDCGHNFCRACLARCWGEPRPGAFCPQCREACQPRGFRPNRQLANVVGIAQKLQEGGPGAAGRWGACQEHREPLKLFCHHDQAPICVVCDRSEAHQAHRVVPAEEAAREYKEKIKIQLKSLEKKRERFMDWKETQESRSQECMLEEEKQKVRSAIGKMRKILEEKEQAWLSQLEEMEKEMKERKEENVRRLSEEISHLSRLITEMEGKCQQPSNEFLQDLQCTLNRYKKEQVEHAGGLFSWLERRLTTCSQKSSALGRAVEKCAESLEEALKKESLEALDQALNKGSLKRMRHRADVILDPDTAHPQLVVSPDLRSVRWGGKKQDLLDNPGRFENMFSVLGHGQFSSGKHWWEVEVEVEEMEAEKARALWAVGVAPDSVVRKGVRTVPTPEEGFLVVGKLFAGSFSSGQLKAFTSPNWTTLTLSQEPRKIRVSLDYEERCVEFFDADTDDLIFTFPSASFSGEIIRPFFFLAGNIRMNC